The window tctccccatgtacaaggctgagtccttaggTTCAAATCCTGCCTGCttccctttgctgcatgtcatcccctctctccctttcccaCACAGCTGTCCCttccaaaaaaataatcttaaaaatttaagtaaaatgAAATGGCAGTTTCAGGCTAGTTGATGTAATATATGAtacatatatactatatacaaaagacagaaatataattGAAATAGTTCTACGAGCAACTCTTGTAAAAGCTGAACTAACTGAATGTCTCCCCGTGTTCTCAGGTTATGAGGGCGTCCCAGAGTTTTTCAATGACCTCCTGAACCACATCACCAGCGTGCTTCAGAGCCACAACCCAGACTTCGCCCCTGCCAGCGAGCAGCCCAAAGGCACCACGGTACCTAACGCCGCCACACCGGCCCCCGGCTGCTGCAGCATGCTGGGAAAAGAGGCCAGCGGCAGCCCCTGGATCGTAGAGGGCGACGGAGGGCTAAAGGGCCCTCGTCAGAGACTGGGCTGCAACTCGGCTATGTCTCCCAACTTCCAGCAGCACTGTGTTTCCACAATAGCTACCAAGGCTTCCTCCCAGTGACTGATCCCCTGCCCCCACTCCGTTTGATCCCTGAACAAAAAACGGATGACAATGGTgacaataataatgaataataatcataataattatGATGTTGATAATATATCTAATCAAAAAAACCTTTTCCTATATAGTTATTGAAAATGATGGTGATTGGGTGTAagcatttttctctctgcctttttgtatttttcgTTTTGTCTAATGAGACTTAACAGTACTGTAATGTGAACTTTTGGGAACTTTTGCCTAAtagctgattttatttttctctctcgtGTGAGTTCTCTAATGAAAAAGGGTCCAGATGAGGTAGCTAATGGGAATGGTCGAATCAGCAGTGGAGAAAGATGGGCCACTAGATGTGCAATGTATGATCTgttgtatctctctctctctcacacacacacacacacacgcacacacacgcaggtacGTTTACATTGTGACGGGCCGTGCCAGTGATGTGTATTTGTATTCTGGTCAATACCACTGACTCCCTCGGCACAAAGTGAGGGGGAGAAAAGGTGGCTGGACATTTGAACACTACTCCGCAGATCCCGGGCTGCTATGTGACTGTGGCAAACTGATGGCAGAGGACATAATGAGTCTGAACATGAACGGCAAGATAGTTTTGGGTTTCATTAGTTTAAACAAACAGGTAAGCCGTTTACTTTTCCGAGTGCCATCAAATTTACTTTGAGCGTAGGAAGGACgcctgcagaaaaaaacatgatcttcagtgattaaaaagaaagaaagtaaatgtCCGTGGCCATGTGaccaagtttgttttttttgatgATGTTGCACCAATGTTTATAGGTCTTTGAGCGTTTTACTGTATGTCGGATGCCGGATGTTAGGTGTTCAACAAACAAACCGCGTCCTTGTTTGAGTCCCAGTTTGAGTCGCTCCAGTACAGGAAGACGAGGATCACAttccctttttgtgtttgtggatgttttCAGAGAATTCCATGATTTTTCAGAATTCCAAGTGGGATCTTGTGAGACTCTCATCACTTCATGGGTTTGTAGTCTCCTTAAACAGACTCTCCACGTGTCTTCAATGCTTATATCTGTAATGTGAGCAAACTACACTCTTGAGGCCAACTTGACTTAGGGCcaatctgaaaataaattattccaCTAAAatgaaggtaaaatgtgtgttttaataccCACCAATTGGgtattaattattttgatacCATTAAATGACAACAGTTATAGATAACAAAGGAATTTGTTCAGCTTTATTACCTCTGATTTAATTTCCCTCTAACAGCACTTAttacaaaatgtagttaaagaaACCTTCAGTCCCGTTAGTTCATTTGCTTCAAGCTTAAATTCTCCGACCTGTCTTCTGTTCCAGCTGCTGTATTTGTGTCACATGTTAAAATCATTAGGAGGGGAAGTGGGGGAAGACAGTCCAGCTCTTGTTCCCAGTGTTCACTGTGAGATTTTTTTACTTCAATTTTGTTAATATCTTTGTCCTGATATCTACTAAGAGcaactttattttattgagATTTTATGggggaaaatgttttatataaatgaaatgaaagcatggGCTGTTTTTGAACAAACAGTGGATATTTACAAGAGCTATGGTAGAAATGGGTCTGGCTATACAGGTGGTGTCAAAGGGACAGATGAGCTTGTGGTTGATGCTGTTGTCTCCCTCTAGCATCTAGTGGGAAAGAGTGCCAACCTGCAATGCAAACAGATTTTTGCATTCCTCTGAGCCTGCTGCTTCTCTTGTCCCAGAGAGCTCCTCCTAGCTGTTTTATTTCCTCCATCAGTTTCTGAGGGGAACTGACTGTCCTCTTGCTCATCCTGTGGTGATAAACAAGTGTGTCAGCACAGCCATCTCACCAGCATCTCTCTGGGACCAAAGAATACCAATGACATTATGAAAACTGGTTTTCTCTAGACGCATCATATTTATGAGAATATTTCCACAACACAGGTTAGTATCCTGTTTTAATCTCTCATAATGTGTCATGAAGTGACAATAAATTcaaaatatgatataatattcAAAATGCAAAGGTATTGCAGCAGGTTCAGGGGAACCTTTCACATCCTTTTCCCCAATTCCTCATCTAGAAATGGGTGCAAAGTTTTGGGTGTGTCCCTGTTTAGGCTGATATCTGTGTACACCACTGAAATTGTGTGTCCTATGTTGTGTTCCTTAACGTGCTTctaaatgggaaataaatggTTAATCCTACCCTTTGTCATTTCTGCAACCCAGACAGTCATCATGCTCCCAGCTTCCACCTGAATGTTTACGTCTTGTACAGTACGTGTATATATGCCTAGCCTAGGCTTACAGccgtacagtatgttttgtatCAGTTCTGTAATTGAGAGAAATCCACAATTTtgtgacctttttttaaattaaagggCCAAACCAACAGGGTGAAATAAACATGAGAAACCTTACCTGACTCCATTTCGTTCAGCTGTTTTCCTAACTGATAATTTGTGGGTAAATGCTGTCCTGTCCAGTGTTTTATGTAGGTTCTCTTTGAATATAGTGAGGGATAATATCCTACCACATCTCTTATGGTCATTATTAGTATATAAATGATGTACACCTTAATCAAAGTTTCTGCATGTTTAGTAGCTTACTTGATGTATTTGTAAATTCTGTATTACTGAAACCATAAGGTAGCTCTAAACACTTTaattttttctacaaaaatcCCTTCATGAATATATCAACTGCAAAACAAAGTGCAGCATTTCTCCACCCAGCCTCCAGATGTTTATTGCCTCAGCATTTATGAATCGCACATTTCATAGAATTAGAGACACAGTAAAAAATGACACGCACGTCATGACACAAACTTTTTCAACAAAGCCAACTGAGACTATACAAAATGGTAgcttattaaaataaaatatatcttcATAATCTTAGTCTTctgtacatgtaaaaaaaaacaaaaaaaacacaaagatatatTTACAAGAACACCAGACAAAAGACGGTATACAGGTTTCTAATGCTACTTTCTGTTCCCTGCCAGGCCTCTGTGCTGCTGGGATGTTTTTTAACCATAAGGTGTTAATGAGGTTGTAGGTGATGTGCTGTCGGGTTGGCCAACAGTCCCAGGATGGTGGAGAGACAGTGCAGCTTCTCCTTGACGTGTTCTGGCAACTTCTCGTTCTCCTTATACCTGTAGAGAAGAGAAACATTAGTGAGAACAGCTGGAGCTGTCACATTTACAGTTAtgcaaacatataaaataaaactgataaacacacaagcaaacaaagtGACACAACACATTTCTAACATGTTTTGTACCTGGTGATCATCCCCTCTGGAGACGTGTAGGTGATGCAGGAAACTCCTGCCTGAACCACCAGCTGAGACCCGTCGTTGAACTGCACCCACACCTCTCCACTTGTCAGCTACAGATACAAAAACAGAGATTCAATCTTTTAATAACAAAGGCAGTTCCTTCACTGATTACAGAATATTAGGTTAATTCATTTGTCAATTACCTGGGATGCCCATCCAACATTGGGCACAAATATCGACTTAACcacttttcctgtgttttgtaCCAGGTCCTGTCGCACTGGGGAGCTTTTCTTACTCAGGCTGGCTGTGGTGAAATCAGACCCATCGTAGGAGATCATCTGGAAAAGATTTATTACAATTATCTAGCTGTTAAAGCCTCTAAACCATCCGTTCATACATCCTGAAGTGTAGGGCTGTGAGACACTCACTGAAGGAGTGATTTGTGGAGGTTGAGGAGGTGAAGCTGTATCAGGAGGCACCGGGTGGGAGGGCATGGACGATGAGCACGGGGAGTCTGGGTTGACAGGTCTCCTAGGAGGGGCGACGTACATAAAACTACCATTAGCCACAGACAAGGCAAGGACAGCATTAAAACCAAGAATATACAATTAAAAGCACATTCCTCTCACCTGCCGATAGTTATGGGGAAGAAAGGGACGTCGTTGGTGCTGCGCTGCTCCTCCGCTGTGATGGCGGCCTCCAGGGACAGACACATGCTGTGGCCCTCATCCGACAGCTCCACATACAGCCTGCTCTCTGGGCTCAGGCCGCTCAGCCCCACCTCGCCCTTCACCGTGTACGACTTCCCGCTCTTCTCCACCACTCGCACCAGCTCTGACGTCTTGTGGGTCTTTGCTCCTACACAACATGAAGCATTACATATGAACTCAGACAGAAAAGGGGTCGGTGCTTCAGTGGAATCACATGTTTCAACATGCACACCTGACTCACCATCATAAAAGCAAACTTCCAGGTCTGCATTGGGAGAGTTCTCCATCAGCATGACTTTTGCATGCTTGGTGTAAAGGGTCACTTTTGGAGTCTTGGATTTTACGAGCTGCACAAACTTGGAGGCATATTGGTACTTCTTCCAGTATTTTTctgtgacaaaaaataaattgattaacATACAATTTCTAATCTTACATAAGCTGATGTTCCTGGGTGTGATGCATCCATCAGAATACCTGGAAGGTCCTCGTAACTACAAATCAGAATGTCttctggaggagcaggaggacagTCCAGGACAGGAAAACCCTTTCCACCATTAGGCTGGTATATCGTTACCTACAatagatgataataataataagctttaTATTATGCCACCAGCCTTGCGTCATATTATGTTGTTATACTACCCCCTACCAGTCACATATGGAAAATTTAGGAGAGATACTTCAAAGTGCAACATAGTGAGCTTACCATTGAACCATCACAGGATATCCGAAGAACTTCTTTGACCCTCTCTTGACCACTGTGGCATTTCAACAACTCCATACACACTTCACTTGTGTCCAGGATGCTCACCTGTAggaaatataagaaaaataaattagacaTCAGCAATTATGTCAACTGGCCACACAGTGGACATTAACAGATTAGCAAAAAATATGAGCAATATCTTACAACAGCATTTTTGGTCTTCTGTCTGATAGGCTTCAGTCTGGATGCGCACAGGGGCGGGACTATGTCTCTCAGCgttttcttctctttatccACACTGGGCATGGCAGAAGGGAGCTTTAACTCTCTGCCGTGAGGAGGTTGGAACTCTGCTCCGGGTATATTTTCCCTGTATGAGTCAGAATTAGAGGGAAGGTTGTGGTGCATGTGGTGCTGGTTGTGGTGAGGGTTCACACTTCGGCCCATGGGCTTGTCTGTCCAGGAATTGTGAACTCCTAAAGGTCCTCTGCTGCTGTGGAAgctgccgccgctgctgtgAGTGCTGCTGTCTGCGGGCCTGTGCCCAGAAGCTGAGAGAAAAGATTTGCTTAAGCAGGATGGCTTTAATTGTGTTTGGAGAGTTTAAAAGATCCTTTTATCAATTTTTATACCCTTTCATTCATATTCTGTCTCACAAGGTTAACTGGAGCCTATACAAGCCTCAACATCTAAGGGTAAATCAAATAAAGGATTGTTTCATTCACAGGCATTTGTCACTTAAGAGTGTCACCAACCAAAGAGTTTAGTTAGTTTCTGAACTAACTAAAAGTTGCTCTGAATGAGAAAATTAGCTGAGTGATAAAACTAAAGTATCAATGCTGAAATCTATCACATATGCACAGATAATCAAAAATTTTACCCTCATTATTGAGCCAATTAGTAACTCCCTCCAGGTCTTGAAATTGCAAGTTTGGTGGATGTGCAGTCTGTGTGGATAACGAATACCCAGAGCTGAAACAGAACATGCAATCTGTTAGTCtcattaaatgtgtaaaaatcatgaaaaaagaTCATAAAAAGAGAGACTTCTTACTTTGCTGACTGTTTGACAGGGGGAGAAGGGAGCCTTCCACGCTCTGAAAATGGGTGCTGAGTGGAGGACATGGGGAAGACTGGTCTTCCTAAACCAGTCAGAGTCTCCTCTGAGTGGCATCTCCCCAGCTCAGCGTGACTCAACCCCTGGCCTGATACAGAAGAGCCGGAGCAATCTGAAGATTGAGCCCTCCTCAGGTAGCGAGAATGAGGCTGTCCACTTTCTCCACCGTAAACCCCCCTGCTCCTGCCCTCTCTGTGAAATCTGTCCGcgggatgctgctgctgctgctgccactggtCTCTGTCCTCAAAACAGGCGTTGCTGGGTTGACGTGAAAGACTTGGAACAGGCGCCATGCGGTTAGGCAGGGCAGAGCCAATCATGTGCCTGGTTCTCCTCTGgaggcggctgctgctgctggctgaggtggaggaggtgcaggCTGTCGAGATGGTGGCAATGCCGCTGTCCATGGATCCTTCATCCCCCAACCCCAGCTCCTTGGTCCTGACCAGCAGGCTCTGGGTCATAAACGGGTGGTCAAGCACGGCAGAGAGGCTGGGCCGGTGGGCGGGGTCCTTCTGCAGCAGCTGATGGATCAGGTCCTGAGCCTCTAAAGAAACATGGCTAGGCATCTCATAATCCCCAAGAACCACCTTAGACAGGGTGTGCTTGACTGTGTCCGTGTCAAATGGGGGGCGACCCATCAGGAAGGCATAAAACATGCACCCCAGTGACCAGACATCTGATTCCAGGCCATGAGCACTGCGAGTGGCCACCTCTGGGGAGATGTAGTTGGGTGTTCCGCACATGGTGAAGTGCTTTTCATTTGGGAGTTTGAGCTGAGTGGCCAGGCCAAAGTCTGCtattttaatgttcatgttgCTGGTCAGCAAAAGGTTTGACAAGGTCAGATCTCGATGCAAGATGCCATGAGTATGTAAATACAGCATTCCTTTCACTATTTGATGCATGAAATGTCTtgctgtgaaacaaaaacaacaacattttttaaaggctGGCAGCTTCCAACACTGAACTTCACTAAGCTATTTACTGCAACataattcatatttaattttctaattAAAATAGTTCTTCCTGACCTTCATCCTCAGAGAAGGGCATCTTCCGCTCTTTAAGGTACCGACTCATCTCTCCATTGTGGCACATCTCCAACACCAAATACACATAGTTGCTGTCCTCAAAGTAGTTGTACAGCTTAAATAAAGACATGAgatataatacagtatttattatcaTGTCAGTGAGAAGACACAAAAATATGAGTGCaacaaaatcaagaaaatatttgacatttgcGTCCAAACTCAAAATTCTTTAGACAAAGCAAAAGAGCATGCTCTGCTGGTTAATCTTCAAAGGCATACTGATGACCAACCCTTAAATTAAGTAAAGTGGAAAAAAGTGGAAGAGTGGGACGATAACACTGAACAAAGTAATTATAGTAGGTATGGGCAAGTTGTCAACATTACATAACCATGACAACGATAACACAAAGCTGATATATACAGACTCAAACACAGCTGATATATAGTTGCTCCAAATAATCTGTGTAACTattgagggtttttttcatgttccaaaaaactaaattgaatTCCTATAAGTAGTGCTGTCTGTTTCTACTTAAAGCattaacagaaacagaaaatcttATGGTGAACAAATATATAAGTGCCACAGCAGACTTGTAGTGAAATAATAACCCACAGTAACAAGAAATGTGTTGTGTCCAGCCAACGTTACCTCAAGTATTGAAGGATGTTTCAGTCGGCACTGAATTTCCACCTCGTTTGTCACACGCTGAACCATACCAGCCTTGTGCATTGCTTTTTTGTCAATCTGCAGACGGGAACAACAGCAATAATTATACACCTGCCACTCATAGCATCAACATGCAATGTGGCACAGCGCTGCTGCTCGGTGGTTTGTTCCGGTAGTCAATATGTCAAAGACAATTAACTATTCAGACCTCATTTGTGAGGAGTCGAGGGACCACAAGAAGCCCTTGGGAGGCAACTAATGTCTAATAATCCAACAGTTCCCATTTATACCTCAACTGTCAGTGGCAACAGCTTGGGTCTTGGTTAAGTATCTACATTACAGGTAAAGCGTGCTATAATTACCTCTTATCACCGACTAAGACATAAATGGTGGGTGAGGGATTCTTACCGTTTTGATAGCAACCTCCAGACCCGTCTTCACTGATTTTGCCCGGTAAACACATGCAAAGGAGCCTTTCCCCAGGAGGGTGAGGACCTTAAAATCCTACatgagaaggaaagaaaataaacattaagttatataaataatacaattgTATTTGCAGAAATATAACTATGATTACTTCTATTTTGATCCTATGACAGACAAGATCTTTAAAAGCACCTCGATCCTGAGCTCCTGAGCATAGGATACACttttctcctcatctctgctggcTTGGGTGTCAGCAGAAAGGTTTTGGAAGAAATAGTGAATAACCTGATCAAACGTCCCTCTAGCTTGTGACATGCTGGATGCACAGTAAAACAGACAATCCAGCATCTAACGACTTCACATAGGAGAAATACTCCCACAACAAACGTTTACTGTCATACAAGCCACCAACACCTGACGCTGTCATATGGCCAACCAAAACCTTTAATTATCCCGGCTGTCTTCCCGCTAACGAGGACCACTTGTAGCCGTTTCCAAGCAGCATGTTGAATTACTAACTAATCCCAAACTGACGCAGTGAGGAGAAACAACACTGTTTGTCCCGGGAGAGAGAGCCAGGGTAAGGTTACACACCGAGGTACCGAGGCTGCAACACACTGCTGATAACACtgacattaataataataatagcaagtTTTATTCAAAAACTACTTTCAGGACATATGAAACagcaaacaagataaaataaaaatagctaACGTTATTGGTTAATTAAATGGCGTTTACTTAACTAGTACTATATTATTAGCGGATAGTGTAACGTTTGATAAGTTAGATTTCAGTTAAATGTATcaactttaatatttttttgacaCTTTTAACGTTATTATGTAGCGACAAACCCCGTTCAACTCACGGCTAACCAACTAATTTAACACCTATGTTTACTGCAACCTTACATTTAGCTAACATGACCAGCCGGGGTTAGTTTGAAGTTAGCTTGTGGGCGTTAGCCTAACAAAAGAACTCACCTCGATTTTTTCGCCGATCGAAACACTCATCGTGCCTGGTTTTCGCCTTGCATATGCATGCAGGTTTGTAATAATGTTCCTCGGTCGGCTGAGTGCATCGATAGTCGGTACAGGAGTTCTCAGAGGGCAAATAAATGTTGTTCTTGTGTTCCCCTCCAAAACTTTGccatttcttccattttgaAAATATCCGCCCGTTACTCCCTTAGACACGTCACACCCTACGTCACATGACAACAACCAGGGTTTACCACGCCCCCTTTAAGAGTCTCGTTGGCCTCCTAAAACTATATTAAATTACTCATAAAGGTGTGCTTAAAGGTACAGTTTTATGCCCGTCTTCTTAGTTTTTGTAAGCGTGTACATTTAAGCTTGTATCTGTaaagtttatatttgtattctatatgtatatatctattcAGATCTGTGCTTGCAGGCTTAGTTTTATAAGTCTGAACATATAGGTTGTGCATTCATTCTAGGGAGACCCAAAGTGTTCaaaattaaataagtaaataatacattatgaAATAAGTAATCAGATGAGTGCATacagacaaaatatttaatataaccATAACATGGTGAAATATttcaatacatttctaaatCTCAGCTCATTTcttatgaaatgttattattcttatgaaatgttatgttatctaggtctgcaactaacaattattttcatagtCGATttatctgatgattattttcttgattaatcgattaatcatttggttgattaaatgtatgaaaataatgaaaaatactcATCATAATTCCCcaaagtccaaggtgacatcttcaaatagcttgttttgtccaaccaaacgtccaaaacccaaagatattaaatttctaatgatataaaacccaaaaaaagcagcaaatcctaacATTCATGGAGCtaaaaccagagaatgtttgacatttctgcttgaaaaattaccTTAATGATTAATAGActatcaaaacagttgctgattaattttcgtTCAAGCAAGTAATCTACTTAATATTTCTGCCCTAATTTCCTAAATTACAATCACATACTGGCTTGGCCATGTTTGTCTTGACTGACAAAGACCTGGTGATGAAAACTGGCATTATGAAAAATGGTCATTGGAAAAAATGGccttgttaaataaaaacagactttagaaaagaggacatttttactttacataAAACTGCtggaattaaatgaaaatgacaataataaatTCTCTTATTGTTAATAACCcgagttttaaaaaatgtgttg is drawn from Siniperca chuatsi isolate FFG_IHB_CAS linkage group LG15, ASM2008510v1, whole genome shotgun sequence and contains these coding sequences:
- the plk4 gene encoding serine/threonine-protein kinase PLK4 produces the protein MSVSIGEKIEDFKVLTLLGKGSFACVYRAKSVKTGLEVAIKTIDKKAMHKAGMVQRVTNEVEIQCRLKHPSILELYNYFEDSNYVYLVLEMCHNGEMSRYLKERKMPFSEDEARHFMHQIVKGMLYLHTHGILHRDLTLSNLLLTSNMNIKIADFGLATQLKLPNEKHFTMCGTPNYISPEVATRSAHGLESDVWSLGCMFYAFLMGRPPFDTDTVKHTLSKVVLGDYEMPSHVSLEAQDLIHQLLQKDPAHRPSLSAVLDHPFMTQSLLVRTKELGLGDEGSMDSGIATISTACTSSTSASSSSRLQRRTRHMIGSALPNRMAPVPSLSRQPSNACFEDRDQWQQQQQHPADRFHREGRSRGVYGGESGQPHSRYLRRAQSSDCSGSSVSGQGLSHAELGRCHSEETLTGLGRPVFPMSSTQHPFSERGRLPSPPVKQSANSGYSLSTQTAHPPNLQFQDLEGVTNWLNNEASGHRPADSSTHSSGGSFHSSRGPLGVHNSWTDKPMGRSVNPHHNQHHMHHNLPSNSDSYRENIPGAEFQPPHGRELKLPSAMPSVDKEKKTLRDIVPPLCASRLKPIRQKTKNAVVSILDTSEVCMELLKCHSGQERVKEVLRISCDGSMVTIYQPNGGKGFPVLDCPPAPPEDILICSYEDLPEKYWKKYQYASKFVQLVKSKTPKVTLYTKHAKVMLMENSPNADLEVCFYDGAKTHKTSELVRVVEKSGKSYTVKGEVGLSGLSPESRLYVELSDEGHSMCLSLEAAITAEEQRSTNDVPFFPITIGRRPVNPDSPCSSSMPSHPVPPDTASPPQPPQITPSMISYDGSDFTTASLSKKSSPVRQDLVQNTGKVVKSIFVPNVGWASQLTSGEVWVQFNDGSQLVVQAGVSCITYTSPEGMITRYKENEKLPEHVKEKLHCLSTILGLLANPTAHHLQPH